Proteins from one Acropora muricata isolate sample 2 chromosome 9, ASM3666990v1, whole genome shotgun sequence genomic window:
- the LOC136928192 gene encoding serine/threonine-protein kinase ULK4-like: MENYILYDEIGRGEQSIVYKGRKKGTIEFVAIHCVEKCKRFELRNIVRLTHEIEHTNVVKFHEWYETTNHIWMVVELCTGDSLDVVLSQDKRIPVDSIRCFGAEIAKGLFHIHSVEILYCDLRPSRIMLDGAGVLKLSDFALARVEGEDDFYEGEGNTEEEDQNNGDREKELHKRPKPSPHYMAPEVLSGAPHSKEADLWSFGCVLYELFTGKQPFTGDSFPELVSKIFNDSPSHIFDEEECEGNEAFLELDNLIQCLLKKEPSQRMNWEDLITHTFWKGALDHCLGATGKVDRLVCDVVAESIQDEPNDAGARDDEKFTDEDVHKNEGVIANANLLNAPENMVRQGTYTFCDNADTETSGVLSLGKTKAFGRARQSRDQAKSTSSSSNRVELGAKSASLSREKESKSTPLKKNQTFSKSDLNSIVTQNGQSQSEDQQSLLTDDTQMHHTRTIQGEQSISDLASHPSDFVVTPIADNPKIKKFSIPKWDAKSLPCQPLKPGELVDLPEDKFEEHLTVIRDLFSQSDRSSAGPMAGLHRSKLHSASYLASICRDGEIANVILETDFISVVLKQIKSGFSADFKARLGYALGLLAGNATMISEDFNMTEIFITLTEVIRDNFRNAKLKQHLLPALGEFLFYAATQEENLGCQISQWDAPGVTYTIITRCLHKGEDIVVQHFAAKTVENVATTSGRHCVKFATNDTAQHLWNLFTHCTVDAQKVTAITALSRLTSHSPSVFQHVLEKAGFKAVSSALSSSVTKIQQSLVTMFVMLLSTRPQMRRLVQERDLITKGLHLFDSSSMVIRGKAFLLVVALVQSNPEALLLCCQSRLVMHIERQMKRGTPLKGVSPDNQGYLTQCQSLCVSAVVDAAPGILSDVLASLDAVRGRKHPSAAQAKQLRIHLPFLSIILHLVTSHVFRAQITHEEFLINIGMLLSHVTSIDSGTTSIGSAAGPNATEDLISVVLSITEAVTQHPPILLQYHIVVTEHVLPHLATLMSSSNGDTRVLSFRMFADVALLYLDNHNLSFLSNEETSSSARKLNEVINNHLLPQYHLILQDQDPLPAYGLKLLRSFLERSPDIIHTVVKQELLLIVSHILQSNTGRLDRGMVQSVVGLLDYLVSGKIIDVSQLFNQGLIDSLVSLFVDAADLQNDADIRGSEVAIGVLVPLLESLNNTLKYVSREVRKALQTKSESSQENTGQTELAEKLLVESKPLVDMTGLLINFLCHEDPEVKDSACRCLYLMVELFGGIYEDALSAENIECFAEALSTADAKKQKQLLRIIKRLLSSNSQQCDLAGNVGVLTDVLQGFMKPPQSDGEELAVQNLVREILQKLGMSE; this comes from the exons ATGGAGAATTACATATTGTACGATGAAATTGGACGAGGTGAACAATCCATTGTCTACAAAGGTCGCAAGAAAGGGACAATCGAATTTGTGGCGATTCACTGTGTGGAAAAGTGCAAACGGTTTGAACTACGAAATATCGTAAGACTCACCCATGAAATCGAGCATACGAATGTTGTTAAGTTTCACGAGTGGTATGAAACTACAAATCACATTTGGATGGTAGTTGAGTTGTGTACGGGTGACAGTTTAGATGTTGTTCTGTCCCAGGACAAAAGAATTCCAGTCGACTCGATACGTTGTTTTGGCGCTGAAATTGCCAAAGGCCTTTTTCACATACACTCTGTTGAAATCCTATATTGTGACCTGAGACCATCGAGAATAATGCTAGATGGAGCAGGTGTTTTAAAGTTGAGTGATTTTGCCCTAGCGAGGGTGGAAGGCGAGGATGATTTTTATGAAGGAGAGGGGAACACAGAGGAAGAGGACCAAAATAATGGGGACAGAGAAAAAGAGTTACACAAAAGGCCTAAACCATCACCTCACTACATGGCCCCTGAGGTACTTAGTGGGGCACCTCATTCAAAAGAAGCTGACCTATGGTCATTTGGTTGTGTCTTATATGAACTTTTTACTGGAAAGCAACCATTTACAGGAGATTCTTTTCCTGAGCTTGTGTCCAAAATTTTTAATGACAGCCCTTCACATATTTTTGATGAAGAAGAATGTGAAGGAAATGAAGCATTTCTAGAACTTGATAATCTGATACAATGTCTTTTGAAAAAAGAGCCCAGTCAGCGGATGAATTGGGAAGATTTAATAACTCATACATTTTGGAAGGGTGCCTTGGATCACTGTTTAGGAGCTACAGGAAAAGTTGATAGGTTAGTGTGTGATGTTGTGGCAGAGTCAATACAAGATGAACCAAATGATGCTGGTGCAAGAGATGACGAAAAATTTACTGATGAAGATGTCCATAAAAATGAAGGTGTTATAGCAAATGCAAATTTGTTAAATGCACCTGAAAATATGGTCAGACAAGGAACATACACTTTTTGTGATAATGCAGACACTGAAACTTCTGGGGTTTTATCTCtgggaaaaacaaaagcttttggAAGAGCCAGGCAGTCACGTGATCAGGCTAAAAGCACCTCTAGTTCAAGCAATCGAGTGGAGCTTGGTGCAAAAAGTGCCAGTTTGTCCAGAGAAAAGGAGAGCAAATCCACACCACTGAAAAAGAATCAGACATTTAGTAAAAGTGATTTAAATAGTATAGTAACACAGAATGGACAAAGTCAAAGTGAAGATCAACAATCTCTTTTAACAGATGACACACAGATGCATCATACAAGAACCATACAAGGAGAACAGAGCATTTCAGACTTAGCCAGTCACCCTTCTGACTTTGTAGTAACACCCATTGCAGATAATCCTAAAATCAAAAAATTTTCTATTCCTAAATGGGATGCCAAATCACTACCCTGTCAACCTTTGAAACCAGGGGAACTAGTGGACCTTCCAGAAGACAAATTCGAAGAACATTTGACTGTTATCAGAGACTTATTTTCTCAAAGTGACAGGTCGTCAGCTGGACCTATGGCTGGTCTTCATCGCAGCAAATTGCACTCGGCATCCTACCTGGCTTCAATCTGCCGTGATGGAGAAATTGCCAATGTCATCCTTGAAACTGATTTCATTTCAGTGGTGCTTAAACAGATCAAATCAGGCTTTTCTGCAGATTTTAAAGCAAGACTGG GTTACGCACTGGGCCTTTTGGCTGGTAATGCCACAATGATCTCTGAAGACTTTAACATGACAGAAATTTTCATTACACTCACTGAAGTCATCAGAGACAATTTCAGGAATGCTAAACTAAAGCAGCATCTGTTACCAGCCCTGGGAGAATTTCTTTTTTATGCAGCTACTCAAGAGGAAAATCTGGGTTGCCAAATTTCCCAATGGGATGCACCAG GTGTTACCTACACCATCATCACAAGATGCCTTCACAAAGGAGAGGACATTGTTGTCCAGCATTTTGCTGCAAAAACTGTTGAGAATGTAGCGACAACTAGTGGAAGACATTGTGTGAAGTTTGCAACAAATGACACTGCTCAG CATCTGTGGAATCTTTTCACGCACTGCACTGTTGATGCCCAAAAAGTCACTGCCATTACAGCTCTCAGTCGCTTGACAAGTCATTCTCCCTCTGTCTTTCAACACGTCCTTGAAAAAGCAGGATTCAAGGCAGTGAGTTCTGCTCTCTCTAGCAGCGTGACCAAGATACAGCAAAGTCTTGTCACTATGTTTGTCATGCTACTATCAACTCGACCCCAAATGCGAAGGCTTGTGCAAGAAAGAGACTTGATCACGAAAGGTCTTCACCTCTTTGATAGTTCTTCCATGGTGATTCGTGGTAAAGCATTTCTCTTGGTAGTTGCCCTGGTGCAGTCGAACCCAGAGGCTCTGCTTCTCTGCTGTCAATCCAGACTTGTTATGCACATCGAGCGGCAGATGAAGAGAGGAACACCACTCAAAGGAGTGAGTCCGGACAATCAGGGTTACCTCACACAGTGTCAGAGTCTCTGTGTGTCTGCTGTTGTGGATGCAGCTCCAGGTATTCTCTCGGATGTGTTAGCTTCTTTAGATGCGGTTCGAGGACGGAAACACCCTTCAGCGGCACAAGCAAAGCAGCTCAGAATACACCTCCCTTTTCTCTCAATCATCCTTCACCTGGTCACTAGTCACGTGTTCCGAGCTCAAATAACACACGAAGAGTTTCTCATCAACATTGGTATGCTTCTTTCGCATGTTACCTCTATCGACTCTGGCACTACTAGCATAGGATCTGCAGCGGGTCCTAACGCTACTGAAGATCTCATAAGCGTTGTGTTATCTATCACGGAAGCTGTCACGCAACATCCTCCTATTCTCCTTCAGTATCATATTGTTGTCACGGAGCACGTTTTACCACACTTGGCTACGCTGATGAGCAGTTCAAATGGTGATACTAGAGTACTGAGTTTTAGGATGTTCGCTGACGTGGCTTTGCTGTATCTTGATAATCACAACCTTTCTTTCTTGTCTAATGAAGAAACATCATCTAGTGCAAGAAAACTTAATGAG GTAATCAATAATCATTTGCTTCCTCAATATCATCTGATCCTTCAAGACCAAGATCCCCTACCGGCGTATGGCCTCAAACTTTTGCGGTCGTTCCTGGAGCGAAGCCCAGATATCATTCACACGGTTGTCAAACAAGAGCTGTTGCTTATTGTGTCACACATACTCCAGTCTAACACTGGCCGGCTTGACAGGGGCATGGTGCAGAGTGTGGTTGGTCTACTTGATTACTTGGTTTCCGGCAAAATTATTGACGTGTCTCAGCTATTTAATCAAGGTTTGATTGACAGCCTCGTATCACTGTTTGTTGATGCCGCTGACCTTCAGAACGACGCTGATATTCGTGGCAGTGAAGTTGCCATAGGCGTTCTGGTACCCCTTCTTGAGTCGCTGAATAACACATTGAAGTACGTCTCAAGGGAGGTTCGTAAAGCTTTGCAGACCAAAAGTGAATCCAGTCAAGAAAATACCGGTCAAACGGAATTGGCAGAGAAGCTCCTCGTTGAAAGTAAACCGCTGGTGGATATGACAGGTTTACTCATCAATTTCCTTTGCCATGAAGACCCGGAAGTAAAAGACAGTGCCTGCAGGTGTTTATACCTGATGGTTGAGCTTTTTGGCGGGATTTACGAGGATGCTTTGAGCGCAGAAAACATAGAGTGCTTTGCGGAGGCGCTGAGCACCGCTGATGCAAAAAAACAGAAGCAGCTTCTGAGGATCATCAAAAGGTTGCTTTCATCAAATTCGCAACAGTGTGATTTAGCAGGAAACGTGGGGGTTCTCACGGACGTTTTGCAGGGATTTATGAAACCACCCCAATCTGACGGAGAAGAACTTGCTGTTCAAAATTTAGTGCGAGAAATTCTCCAAAAACTTGGCATGTCCGAATAG
- the LOC136928193 gene encoding unconventional prefoldin RPB5 interactor 1-like isoform X1: MAEFHISRFQEENRKALLERQQRLNTCEKYKQDYEKLEELLKTLPNRTTHEVMVPIGSVAFMPGKLVHTNEITVLLGDNWFAERSASQALKIVERRKKYLEDNIAGINKDIKSFDARLKFAADIQSVAEENSEVKEIKENLSQQDEERLLNKGARKAHPKAERFGGSKKVKGLKHIEKETVGVQSKTAAPVSSEELSLLARLDELEKKETANAELYHWDDFDNDNKNSVQYSSKDDDVTQEKSSVAQDKEIGGLIRKVKWNDFDGAKDSGSNSGDSDDYGEEGNGEVKTTIAVKFSTSPRSILQKSEDQRLNQHSVITPADIYSQFTSKQELKSILKRPSIEGKDEGNLRDKLSPSIQDSADIKDSEAKIHKDEFDFQKAFTGNIVEKTTANHCQQNTGAQQVSTTEAGKKPSRFKAARQKHL, encoded by the exons ATGGCCGAGTTCCACATTTCTCGTTTTCAAGAGGAGAATAGGAAG GCTTTACTGGAGCGCCAACAGCGTCTTAACACGTG CGAAAAATATAAGCAAGACTATGAGAAACTTGAAGAGCTTTTGAAGACTCTCCCGAACAGGACAACCCACGAGGTTATG GTGCCAATAGGCTCAGTGGCTTTCATGCCTGGAAAACTTGTTCATACCAACGAAATCACAGTTCTCCTTGGTGATAACTGGTTTGCAGAACGTTCTGCCAGCCAAGCTCTCAAGATAGTGGAGAGAAGGAAAAAAT ACCTTGAGGATAACATAGCTGGGATCAATAAAGATATTAAGAGTTTTGATGCAAGGCTTAAGTTTGCTGCAGATATCCAATCTGTCGCAGAG GAAAACTCGGAGGTTAAGGAAATCAAGGAAAACCTCTCACAGCAAGATGAAGAAAGACTATTAA ATAAAGGTGCACGAAAAGCACATCCAAAAGCTGAAAGATTTGGTGGTTCCAAGAAAGTGAAAGGACTGAAACATATCGAGAAAGAAACAGTAGGAGTTCAGAGCAAGACAGCTGCACCTGTCTCCAGTGAAGAATTGTCTTTGCTCGCAAGATTAGATGAActagagaaaaaagaaactgcCAATGCAGAACTTTACCACTGGGATGATTttgataatgataacaaaaattCTGTTCAATATTCAAGCAAAGATGATGATGTTACACAGGAGAAGTCATCAGTAGCTCAAGACAAGGAAATTGGTGGGTTAATAAGGAAAGTCAAGTGGAATGATTTTGATGGAGCAAAAGATAGTGGTAGCAATAGTGGAGATTCTGATGATTATGGTGAAGAAGGAAATGGTGAGGTCAAGACAACAATAGCCGTCAAGTTCAGTACATCACCAAGGTCTATCCTTCAGAAG AGTGAAGATCAAAGATTGAATCAGCATTCAGTCATTACCCCAGCAGATATTTATTCCCAGTTCACTTCCAAACAGGAATTAAAATCGATTCTAAAAAGGCCTTCGATAGAAGGAAAAGATGAAGGTAACTTGAGAGACAAATTGTCACCTTCAATACAAGATTCTGCTGATATAAAAGATTCGGAAGCAAAGATACACAAGGACGAATTTGACTTTCAGAAG GCTTTTACTGGAAACATTGTTGAAAAGACAACTGCTAATCATTGTCAACAGAATACCGGTGCACAGCAG GTTAGCACAACTGAAGCTGGCAAGAAACCCTCGCGATTTAAGGCAGCAAGACAAAAGCACCTATGA
- the LOC136928193 gene encoding unconventional prefoldin RPB5 interactor 1-like isoform X2: MPGKLVHTNEITVLLGDNWFAERSASQALKIVERRKKYLEDNIAGINKDIKSFDARLKFAADIQSVAEENSEVKEIKENLSQQDEERLLNKGARKAHPKAERFGGSKKVKGLKHIEKETVGVQSKTAAPVSSEELSLLARLDELEKKETANAELYHWDDFDNDNKNSVQYSSKDDDVTQEKSSVAQDKEIGGLIRKVKWNDFDGAKDSGSNSGDSDDYGEEGNGEVKTTIAVKFSTSPRSILQKSEDQRLNQHSVITPADIYSQFTSKQELKSILKRPSIEGKDEGNLRDKLSPSIQDSADIKDSEAKIHKDEFDFQKAFTGNIVEKTTANHCQQNTGAQQVSTTEAGKKPSRFKAARQKHL; this comes from the exons ATGCCTGGAAAACTTGTTCATACCAACGAAATCACAGTTCTCCTTGGTGATAACTGGTTTGCAGAACGTTCTGCCAGCCAAGCTCTCAAGATAGTGGAGAGAAGGAAAAAAT ACCTTGAGGATAACATAGCTGGGATCAATAAAGATATTAAGAGTTTTGATGCAAGGCTTAAGTTTGCTGCAGATATCCAATCTGTCGCAGAG GAAAACTCGGAGGTTAAGGAAATCAAGGAAAACCTCTCACAGCAAGATGAAGAAAGACTATTAA ATAAAGGTGCACGAAAAGCACATCCAAAAGCTGAAAGATTTGGTGGTTCCAAGAAAGTGAAAGGACTGAAACATATCGAGAAAGAAACAGTAGGAGTTCAGAGCAAGACAGCTGCACCTGTCTCCAGTGAAGAATTGTCTTTGCTCGCAAGATTAGATGAActagagaaaaaagaaactgcCAATGCAGAACTTTACCACTGGGATGATTttgataatgataacaaaaattCTGTTCAATATTCAAGCAAAGATGATGATGTTACACAGGAGAAGTCATCAGTAGCTCAAGACAAGGAAATTGGTGGGTTAATAAGGAAAGTCAAGTGGAATGATTTTGATGGAGCAAAAGATAGTGGTAGCAATAGTGGAGATTCTGATGATTATGGTGAAGAAGGAAATGGTGAGGTCAAGACAACAATAGCCGTCAAGTTCAGTACATCACCAAGGTCTATCCTTCAGAAG AGTGAAGATCAAAGATTGAATCAGCATTCAGTCATTACCCCAGCAGATATTTATTCCCAGTTCACTTCCAAACAGGAATTAAAATCGATTCTAAAAAGGCCTTCGATAGAAGGAAAAGATGAAGGTAACTTGAGAGACAAATTGTCACCTTCAATACAAGATTCTGCTGATATAAAAGATTCGGAAGCAAAGATACACAAGGACGAATTTGACTTTCAGAAG GCTTTTACTGGAAACATTGTTGAAAAGACAACTGCTAATCATTGTCAACAGAATACCGGTGCACAGCAG GTTAGCACAACTGAAGCTGGCAAGAAACCCTCGCGATTTAAGGCAGCAAGACAAAAGCACCTATGA